From the Rhinatrema bivittatum chromosome 3, aRhiBiv1.1, whole genome shotgun sequence genome, one window contains:
- the LOC115088167 gene encoding uncharacterized protein LOC115088167 isoform X2, whose product MAQCPSVHSKVQRAAPTVQLAAPIHHQVTRQLSGNTGTRKKDRTIPGPGSRASAISHPSLDLGIRVPGIGSILRSALAESTWRAYSRGWSLFQQFCQTKNTQVQGTMTERNVTEFLLHLKNSGVSRAQAGQHVAAIVFVSKLWGIGTISNSFLIKKILEGWRRQAPVRGDTRKPITSMLLQALVKELPSLVWDNYEVKLWTVAFSLMFFGAFRNSELIPRAKVTTRASDGGLPIENIRMVKEAVQIFIRRAKNDQRAVGRWIMLYPAHMGEICPVRAAREYLKVRPPGGGALTKTQRWQRAIALPVHQYTAQRIGKNRGRRGRLSHTFIPNRCSILCLQQRFKRRSN is encoded by the exons ATGGCTCAGTGCCCATCGGTCCACAGCAAGGTTCAGCGGGCAGCACCAACAGTTCAGCTGGCAGCGCCCATCCACCATCAAGTGACCAGACAGCTGTCGGGCAACACGGGCACCCGCAAGAAGGACAGAACT ATTCCTGGCCCCGGAAGCAGAGCATCAGCCATATCGCATCCCTCCTTGGATTTGGGAATTAGGGTGCCCGGGATCGGCTCCATATTGAGATCGGCTCTGGCAGAGAGTACTTGGAGAGCATATTCACGCGGATGGAGCTTGTTCCAACAATTTtgccaaacaaaaaacacacaagtTCAGGGaacaatgacagagagaaatgtaaCAGAGTTCTTACTCCACCTCAAGAACTCAGGTGTATCCAGAGCACAGGCAGGGCAACATGTAGCTGCTATTGTTTTCGTCTCCAAACTATGGGGTATAGGCACCATTAGCAACTCTTTTCTCATTAAAAAGATATTAGAGGGTTGGCGGCGACAAGCACCAGTTAGAGGGGACACCAGAAAGCCTATCACATCGATGCTGCTTCAAGCACTGGTAAAAGAGCTCCCCAGCCTAGTTTGGGACAATTATGAGGTTAAGCTATGGACTGTGGCTTTTTCACTAATGTTCTTTGGGGCATTTAGAAACAGTGAGTTGATCCCGAGGGCAAAGGTTACCACCAGGGCATCGGATGGGGGTCTCCCGATAGAAAACATAAGGATGGTTAAGGAGGCAGTACAGATCTTTATTAGGCGAGCAAAGAATGACCAACGGGCAGTAGGTCGTTGGATTATGTTATACCCCGCTCATATGGGGGAGATATGCCCCGTAAGGGCCGCAAGAGAATACCTCAAAGTACgcccgccgggggggggggcccttactAAAACACAAAGATGGCAACGCGCTATTGCGTTACCAGTTCATCAGTATACTGCGCAAAGGATTGGAAAAAATAGGGGAAGACGCGGGCGAttatcacacacattcattccgaATAGGTGCAGCATCCTTTGCCTGCAGCAGCGGTTTAAACGAAGATCAAATTAA
- the LOC115088167 gene encoding uncharacterized protein LOC115088167 isoform X1, with protein MGTEGELRWLMDQTLAAAAVHGTDRVKSMLAALTPTDSPSPLQYGSVPIGPQQGSAGSTNSSAGSAHPPSSDQTAVGQHGHPQEGQNLVSFQIPGPGSRASAISHPSLDLGIRVPGIGSILRSALAESTWRAYSRGWSLFQQFCQTKNTQVQGTMTERNVTEFLLHLKNSGVSRAQAGQHVAAIVFVSKLWGIGTISNSFLIKKILEGWRRQAPVRGDTRKPITSMLLQALVKELPSLVWDNYEVKLWTVAFSLMFFGAFRNSELIPRAKVTTRASDGGLPIENIRMVKEAVQIFIRRAKNDQRAVGRWIMLYPAHMGEICPVRAAREYLKVRPPGGGALTKTQRWQRAIALPVHQYTAQRIGKNRGRRGRLSHTFIPNRCSILCLQQRFKRRSN; from the exons ATGGGAACCGAAGGAGAGCTACGGTGGCTCATGGACCAAACCTTGGCAGCGGCTGCTGTCCATGGCACGGACAGGGTGAAGTCAATGCTGGCTGCGTTAACGCCTACCGACAGCCCGTCCCCCCTGCAGTATGGCTCAGTGCCCATCGGTCCACAGCAAGGTTCAGCGGGCAGCACCAACAGTTCAGCTGGCAGCGCCCATCCACCATCAAGTGACCAGACAGCTGTCGGGCAACACGGGCACCCGCAAGAAGGACAGAACT TGGTCTCGTTTCAGATTCCTGGCCCCGGAAGCAGAGCATCAGCCATATCGCATCCCTCCTTGGATTTGGGAATTAGGGTGCCCGGGATCGGCTCCATATTGAGATCGGCTCTGGCAGAGAGTACTTGGAGAGCATATTCACGCGGATGGAGCTTGTTCCAACAATTTtgccaaacaaaaaacacacaagtTCAGGGaacaatgacagagagaaatgtaaCAGAGTTCTTACTCCACCTCAAGAACTCAGGTGTATCCAGAGCACAGGCAGGGCAACATGTAGCTGCTATTGTTTTCGTCTCCAAACTATGGGGTATAGGCACCATTAGCAACTCTTTTCTCATTAAAAAGATATTAGAGGGTTGGCGGCGACAAGCACCAGTTAGAGGGGACACCAGAAAGCCTATCACATCGATGCTGCTTCAAGCACTGGTAAAAGAGCTCCCCAGCCTAGTTTGGGACAATTATGAGGTTAAGCTATGGACTGTGGCTTTTTCACTAATGTTCTTTGGGGCATTTAGAAACAGTGAGTTGATCCCGAGGGCAAAGGTTACCACCAGGGCATCGGATGGGGGTCTCCCGATAGAAAACATAAGGATGGTTAAGGAGGCAGTACAGATCTTTATTAGGCGAGCAAAGAATGACCAACGGGCAGTAGGTCGTTGGATTATGTTATACCCCGCTCATATGGGGGAGATATGCCCCGTAAGGGCCGCAAGAGAATACCTCAAAGTACgcccgccgggggggggggcccttactAAAACACAAAGATGGCAACGCGCTATTGCGTTACCAGTTCATCAGTATACTGCGCAAAGGATTGGAAAAAATAGGGGAAGACGCGGGCGAttatcacacacattcattccgaATAGGTGCAGCATCCTTTGCCTGCAGCAGCGGTTTAAACGAAGATCAAATTAA